From a single Brassica napus cultivar Da-Ae chromosome C9, Da-Ae, whole genome shotgun sequence genomic region:
- the LOC106436018 gene encoding BTB/POZ domain-containing protein At5g03250-like, with translation MAFMRLGSKSEAFHREGQTWLCTTGLVSDVTIEVGDMKFHLHKFPLLSRSGLLERLIEESSNDDGSACVLTLDEIPGGGKTFELITKFCYGVKIELTALNVVALRCAADYLDMTDSYGERNLVGTTETFLNEVFSNWTDSIKALQTCEEVTDHAEDLNIISRCVDSLASKACADPSLLGKKKYEDETHLWNGISMLQPNGEDWWFDDASLLILPLFKRLITAIESRGMKHECIAMAVMYYTRKHIPLMNREAIETTTSPSEAEQKTTLEEIVELLPNKKGVNPTKFLLRLLQTAMVLHTSQSSKEDLETRIGNQLDQAALVDLLIPNMGYSETLYDVECVLRMIEQFVSSTEQAGIVPSPSITEGDLVKDGDDLLTPTTLVATLVDGYLAEVAPDVNLKLAKFEAIAAAIPDYARPLDDGVYHAIDVYLKAHAWITDSEREQICRLMNCQKLSLEASTHAAQNERLPLRVIVQVLFFEQLRLRTSISGWFFVSENLDNPELLHQSGGNGVLLKPRGENVREKVCELEKECMNMKEELQKLVRSKRSWKNFTRKLNFKKKSECFNPKDQAKPAI, from the exons ATGGCGTTTATGAGACTTGGCTCCAAATCCGAAGCTTTCCATCGCGAAGGCCAAACCTG GCTTTGCACTACTGGACTCGTGAGTGATGTTACCATTGAAGTTGGAGACATGAAGTTTCACCTTCACAAG TTCCCATTGCTCTCTAGAAGTGGGCTTCTTGAGAGACTAATCGAAGAGTCATCAAACGACGACGGATCAGCATGTGTCTTAACTCTAGACGAGATACCAGGAGGCGGCAAAACGTTCGAACTCATTACAAAATTCTGCTACGGCGTCAAAATCGAGCTCACCGCACTCAACGTCGTCGCCCTCAGATGCGCAGCCGATTATCTCGACATGACCGATAGCTACGGAGAAAGGAACCTTGTCGGTACGACAGAAACTTTCCTCAACGAAGTGTTTAGCAACTGGACCGACTCCATCAAGGCTCTTCAGACGTGCGAGGAAGTCACCGACCACGCCGAAGATCTCAACATCATCTCCAG GTGCGTCGATTCTTTAGCTAGCAAGGCCTGTGCTGACCCGAGCCTTTTAGGAAAGAAGAAGTACGAAGACGAAACGCATCTTTGGAACGGTATCTCAATGCTGCAACCGAACGGTGAAGACTGGTGGTTCGACGATGCTTCTCTCCTCATCTTGCCTCTCTTCAAAAGACTCATCACAGCCATCGAATCGCGAGGGATGAAGCACGAGTGCATCGCGATGGCAGTTATGTACTACACAAGGAAACATATCCCTCTGATGAACAGAGAAGCGATCGAGACAACAACGAGTCCTTCAGAAGCCGAACAAAAAACCACTCTCGAGGAGATAGTTGAGTTGCTTCCTAACAAGAAAGGCGTAAACCCGACAAAGTTTCTCCTCAGGCTGCTCCAAACTGCAATGGTGCTTCACACAAGCCAATCCTCGAAAGAAGATCTCGAGACGAGGATCGGTAACCAGCTGGACCAAGCTGCTCTAGTGGATCTTCTCATACCGAACATGGGATACTCCGAGACCCTCTACGACGTCGAATGCGTTCTGAGAATGATCGAACAGTTTGTCTCTTCAACAGAACAAGCAGGCATTGTCCCTTCTCCTTCCATCACTGAAGGTGATTTGGTGAAGGATGGAGACGATTTGCTAACGCCTACAACGTTGGTAGCAACTCTTGTCGACGGTTATCTCGCTGAGGTGGCACCTGACGTTAACCTAAAGCTAGCAAAGTTCGAAGCTATCGCTGCTGCGATACCTGATTACGCAAGACCACTTGATGATGGAGTTTATCACGCAATAGACGTCTACTTGAAG GCGCATGCATGGATTACGGATTCAGAAAGAGAGCAGATATGCAGACTCATGAACTGCCAGAAGCTCTCACTGGAAGCTAGCACGCATGCGGCTCAGAACGAGAGGCTGCCTCTTCGTGTGATCGTTCAGGTTCTGTTTTTCGAGCAGCTTAGGCTCAGGACGTCTATATCGGGATGGTTCTTTGTCTCTGAGAATCTAGACAACCCTGAGCTGCTGCATCAAAGTGGGGGCAATGGTGTTTTGTTAAAACCAAGAGGTGAGAACGTGAGGGAAAAGGTTTGTGAGCTGGAGAAAGAGTGTATGAACATGAAAGAAGAGCTTCAGAAGCTGGTGAGGTCGAAGAGAAGCTGGAAGAATTTTACGAGGAAGCTTAACTTCAAGAAGAAATCAGAATGCTTCAACCCTAAGGATCAAGCAAAGCCAGCTATTTAG
- the LOC106372627 gene encoding laccase-11-like isoform X1, whose product MKMIRYPSFMQSHHCIKPEKYPSFLFLFLYLLGFLGQSPVDAAVKKYQFDVQMKNVSRLCNAKPIVTVNGMFPGPTVYAREGDRVIINVTNHVQYNLSIHWHGLKQYRNGWADGPAYITQCPMQTGQSYVYDFNVTGQRGTLWWHAHILWLRATVYGAIVILPQPGKPYPFPQPYQETNIVLGEWWNGDVETAVNQANKLGAPPPMSDAHTINGKPGPLFPCSEKHTFVVEVEAGKTYLLRIINAALNDELFFGIAGHDMTVVEIDAVYTKPFTTKFILLGPGQTTNVLVKTNQSPNRYFMAAAPFMDAPVSVDNKTVTAILQYKGVPNTVIPILPKLPLPNDTSHALDYNQKLRSLNTPNFPALVPLKVDRRLFYTIGLGINACPTCVNGTNLAASINNITFVMPKTALLKAHYFNIPNVFRTDFPDRPPKPFNYTGVPLTANLGTSTGTRLSRVKFNTTIELVLQDTNLLTVESHPFHLHGYNFFVVGTGVGNFDPNTDPAKFNLIDPPERNTVGVPTGGWAAIRFRADNPGVWFMHCHLEVHTMWGLKMAFVVENGNTPELSVLPPPKDYPSC is encoded by the exons ATGAAGATGATTCGGTACCCGAGTTTTATGCAATCTCATCATTGCATAAAACCGGAAAAGTACCCGagttttctctttctcttcttgtaTCTTCTTGGGTTTCTTGGCCAATCTCCGGTGGATGCAGCGGTGAAGAAGTACCAATTCGAT GTTCAAATGAAGAACGTAAGCCGGTTATGCAATGCTAAACCGATTGTCACTGTCAACGGAATGTTCCCTGGACCAACGGTTTACGCAAGAGAAGGTGATCGAGTCATCATCAACGTCACCAACCATGTACAATACAACTTGTCCATCCATTG GCATGGGCTTAAACAGTACCGGAACGGTTGGGCAGATGGTCCAGCATACATAACTCAATGTCCGATGCAGACCGGACAGAGTTATGTTTATGATTTCAACGTAACCGGACAACGTGGGACTCTCTGGTGGCACGCACACATCCTCTGGTTACGAGCCACCGTGTACGGAGCTATCGTCATCTTGCCTCAGCCAGGAAAACCGTATCCTTTCCCACAACCCTACCAAGAAACCAACATAGTCCTCG gaGAGTGGTGGAACGGAGACGTTGAGACGGCGGTTAACCAAGCCAACAAGCTGGGCGCACCGCCTCCGATGTCGGATGCTCATACCATTAACGGAAAGCCCGGACCGCTCTTTCCATGTTCcgagaaac ACACATTCGTGGTGGAGGTGGAAGCAGGCAAAACATACCTTCTAAGGATCATCAACGCAGCGCTAAACGACGAGCTGTTCTTCGGTATCGCAGGCCACGACATGACCGTGGTGGAGATCGATGCAGTCTACACTAAACCGTTCACAACAAAATTTATTCTACTCGGACCAGGTCAAACCACAAACGTTCTAGTCAAAACCAACCAGTCTCCAAACCGTTACTTCATGGCAGCGGCTCCGTTCATGGACGCACCAGTATCAGTAGACAACAAAACCGTAACCGCGATTCTTCAATACAAAGGCGTACCAAACACGGTCATACCGATTCTACCAAAGCTTCCTTTGCCTAACGACACATCACACGCTTTGGACTATAACCAAAAGCTCAGAAGCCTCAACACGCCAAACTTTCCAGCGCTTGTCCCTTTAAAAGTCGACCGTAGATTGTTCTACACGATCGGTCTAGGCATCAACGCGTGTCCGACGTGTGTGAACGGAACAAATCTCGCGGCTTCGATAAACAATATAACATTCGTTATGCCTAAAACTGCTCTCTTGAAAGCTCATTACTTTAACATCCCGAACGTTTTTAGGACAGATTTTCCTGATAGACCGCCTAAACCGTTTAACTACACCGGTGTGCCACTCACGGCTAACCTCGGGACTTCTACGGGGACTAGACTGAGTCGAGTTAAGTTCAATACGACGATTGAGCTTGTTTTGCAAGATACCAATCTACTAACCGTTGAGTCACACCCTTTCCATCTTCACGGTTACAACTTCTTTGTGGTTGGAACTGGTGTTGGAAACTTTGATCCCAACACAGATCCTGCTAAGTTTAACCTCATTGACCCGCCTGAGAGGAACACAGTTGGAGTACCCACCGGAGGGTGGGCTGCCATCAGATTCAGAGCTGATAATCCAG GTGTTTGGTTTATGCACTGTCACTTGGAAGTCCACACAATGTGGGGTTTGAAGATGGCTTTTGTCGTCGAGAACGGGAACACACCTGAGCTTTCTGTTCTACCACCGCCCAAAGATTATCCGTCCTGTTAA
- the LOC106372627 gene encoding laccase-11-like isoform X2, whose amino-acid sequence MKMIRYPSFLFLFLYLLGFLGQSPVDAAVKKYQFDVQMKNVSRLCNAKPIVTVNGMFPGPTVYAREGDRVIINVTNHVQYNLSIHWHGLKQYRNGWADGPAYITQCPMQTGQSYVYDFNVTGQRGTLWWHAHILWLRATVYGAIVILPQPGKPYPFPQPYQETNIVLGEWWNGDVETAVNQANKLGAPPPMSDAHTINGKPGPLFPCSEKHTFVVEVEAGKTYLLRIINAALNDELFFGIAGHDMTVVEIDAVYTKPFTTKFILLGPGQTTNVLVKTNQSPNRYFMAAAPFMDAPVSVDNKTVTAILQYKGVPNTVIPILPKLPLPNDTSHALDYNQKLRSLNTPNFPALVPLKVDRRLFYTIGLGINACPTCVNGTNLAASINNITFVMPKTALLKAHYFNIPNVFRTDFPDRPPKPFNYTGVPLTANLGTSTGTRLSRVKFNTTIELVLQDTNLLTVESHPFHLHGYNFFVVGTGVGNFDPNTDPAKFNLIDPPERNTVGVPTGGWAAIRFRADNPGVWFMHCHLEVHTMWGLKMAFVVENGNTPELSVLPPPKDYPSC is encoded by the exons ATGAAGATGATTCGGTACCCGAG ttttctctttctcttcttgtaTCTTCTTGGGTTTCTTGGCCAATCTCCGGTGGATGCAGCGGTGAAGAAGTACCAATTCGAT GTTCAAATGAAGAACGTAAGCCGGTTATGCAATGCTAAACCGATTGTCACTGTCAACGGAATGTTCCCTGGACCAACGGTTTACGCAAGAGAAGGTGATCGAGTCATCATCAACGTCACCAACCATGTACAATACAACTTGTCCATCCATTG GCATGGGCTTAAACAGTACCGGAACGGTTGGGCAGATGGTCCAGCATACATAACTCAATGTCCGATGCAGACCGGACAGAGTTATGTTTATGATTTCAACGTAACCGGACAACGTGGGACTCTCTGGTGGCACGCACACATCCTCTGGTTACGAGCCACCGTGTACGGAGCTATCGTCATCTTGCCTCAGCCAGGAAAACCGTATCCTTTCCCACAACCCTACCAAGAAACCAACATAGTCCTCG gaGAGTGGTGGAACGGAGACGTTGAGACGGCGGTTAACCAAGCCAACAAGCTGGGCGCACCGCCTCCGATGTCGGATGCTCATACCATTAACGGAAAGCCCGGACCGCTCTTTCCATGTTCcgagaaac ACACATTCGTGGTGGAGGTGGAAGCAGGCAAAACATACCTTCTAAGGATCATCAACGCAGCGCTAAACGACGAGCTGTTCTTCGGTATCGCAGGCCACGACATGACCGTGGTGGAGATCGATGCAGTCTACACTAAACCGTTCACAACAAAATTTATTCTACTCGGACCAGGTCAAACCACAAACGTTCTAGTCAAAACCAACCAGTCTCCAAACCGTTACTTCATGGCAGCGGCTCCGTTCATGGACGCACCAGTATCAGTAGACAACAAAACCGTAACCGCGATTCTTCAATACAAAGGCGTACCAAACACGGTCATACCGATTCTACCAAAGCTTCCTTTGCCTAACGACACATCACACGCTTTGGACTATAACCAAAAGCTCAGAAGCCTCAACACGCCAAACTTTCCAGCGCTTGTCCCTTTAAAAGTCGACCGTAGATTGTTCTACACGATCGGTCTAGGCATCAACGCGTGTCCGACGTGTGTGAACGGAACAAATCTCGCGGCTTCGATAAACAATATAACATTCGTTATGCCTAAAACTGCTCTCTTGAAAGCTCATTACTTTAACATCCCGAACGTTTTTAGGACAGATTTTCCTGATAGACCGCCTAAACCGTTTAACTACACCGGTGTGCCACTCACGGCTAACCTCGGGACTTCTACGGGGACTAGACTGAGTCGAGTTAAGTTCAATACGACGATTGAGCTTGTTTTGCAAGATACCAATCTACTAACCGTTGAGTCACACCCTTTCCATCTTCACGGTTACAACTTCTTTGTGGTTGGAACTGGTGTTGGAAACTTTGATCCCAACACAGATCCTGCTAAGTTTAACCTCATTGACCCGCCTGAGAGGAACACAGTTGGAGTACCCACCGGAGGGTGGGCTGCCATCAGATTCAGAGCTGATAATCCAG GTGTTTGGTTTATGCACTGTCACTTGGAAGTCCACACAATGTGGGGTTTGAAGATGGCTTTTGTCGTCGAGAACGGGAACACACCTGAGCTTTCTGTTCTACCACCGCCCAAAGATTATCCGTCCTGTTAA